In one Chelmon rostratus isolate fCheRos1 chromosome 7, fCheRos1.pri, whole genome shotgun sequence genomic region, the following are encoded:
- the LOC121609220 gene encoding extracellular calcium-sensing receptor-like — protein sequence MSQVITGPVFIVLLLAFGAAEEEAAFCQILGSPEFPLLSKEGDVLIGGAFSIHSKITQPPLSFTEKPTRLTCSSVNLREFRFAQTMIFAIEEINKSEYLLPNVSIGYRIYDNCGSTLSSMRAVMALMNGDEWSVGNSCSGQSAVHAIIGESESSSTIVLSRTTGPFKIPVISHSATCECLSNRKEYPSFFRTIASDLYQSRALAQLVKHFGWTWVGAVNSDSDYGNNGMAIFLAAAQQEGVCVEYTEKFHRAEPEKLLKVVEVIRKSTARVIVGFLAHVEMNNLLQQLSLHNITGLQFIGVEAWITADSLVTPTSFSVLGGSLGFAVQKANISGLDDFLIRDFWETEFECKNTNRDPTTKTANCRENQDLIDLKDYDDDVAELRYSTNIYKAIFAVAHSLHSILTCSKNQGCDKTVQIPPWQVVESLKQVNFTIKNGDQVWFDGTGAAVARYEVVNWQHGSDGSVQFKPVGYYDASLPPGQKFVLKTRAIVWPGGKTELPVSVCSESCRPGTHKVLQKGKPVCCYDCIPCAEGEISNSTDSNDCKKCPEEYWSNQNRDACILKNVEFLYFTEVMGIILVFFTLFGVLLTLIVATLFLINKDTPLVKANNSELSFLLLFSLTLCFLCSLTFIGRPSEWSCMLRHTAFGITFVLCISCVLGKTIVVLMAFRATLPGSNVMKWFGPAQQRLSVLAFTLAQVVICILWLTINPPFPFKNMKLYKEKIILECSLGSPVGFWAVLGYIGLLAVLCFVLAFLARKLPDNFNEAKFITFSMLIFCAVWITFIPAYVSSPGKFTVAVEIFAILASSYGLLFCIFVPKCFIIVLKPELNTKKHMMGKI from the exons ATGTCACAAGTGATAACAGGGCCGGTTTTCATTGTGCTCCTGTTGGCATTCGGAGCAGCGGAGGAGGAAGCTGCTTTCTGTCAGATACTGGGGAGTCCAGAGTTCCCCCTGTTGTCTAAAGAGGGAGATGTCTTGATTGGGGGAGCCTTTTCCATCCACAGCAAAATCACACAGCCTCCACTTTCATTTACAGAGAAACCAACACGTCTGACTTGTTCCAG TGTCAACCTCAGGGAGTTTCGATTTGCGCAAACCATGATCTTTGCGATCgaggaaataaacaaaagtgAATATCTTCTTCCCAATGTTTCCATCGGATACCGTATTTATGACAACTGTGGCTCGACATTATCCTCAATGCGTGCAGTGATGGCCCTGATGAACGGTGATGAGTGGAGTGTAGGAAACAGCTGCTCTGGTCAATCAGCTGTTCACGCTATTATTGGGGAGTCTGAATCCTCTTCAACCATTGTTTTGTCACGCACTACTGGACCATTCAAAATACCAGTG ATAAGTCATTCAGCTACGTGTGAGTGTTTGAGCAACAGGAAGGAGTATCCTTCTTTCTTTCGAACCATTGCCAGCGACCTCTACCAAAGCCGTGCCCTCGCACAGCTGGTCAAGCACTTCGGCTGGACTTGGGTCGGGGCAGTCAACAGCGACAGCGACTATGGCAACAACGGCATGGCCATCTTCCTCGCCGCAGCTCAGcaggaaggagtgtgtgtggagtatACAGAGAAATTTCACAGGGCAGAGCCAGAAAAACTTCTGAAAGTGGTCGAAGTGATCAGGAAGAGCACTGCCCGGGTCATTGTTGGTTTCCTGGCCCACGTAGAGATGAATAACCTTCTACAGCAGTTGAGTCTGCACAACATCACAGGCCTGCAGTTTATTGGGGTGGAGGCCTGGATCACTGCTGACAGCCTTGTGACTCCCACCAGCTTTAGTGTGCTGGGAGGGTCACTGGGTTTTGCTGTGCAAAAGGCCAACATCAGTGGCCTGGATGATTTTTTAATCAGAGATTTCTGGGAGACAGAGTTTGAGTGcaagaacacaaacagagacccaacgacaaaaacagcaaattgcaGAGAAAACCAGGATCTAATTGACCTTAaagattatgatgatgatgttgcagAACTGAGATACTCCACAAACATCTACAAAGCCATCTTTGCTGTGGCTCACTCTCTGCACAGCATCCTCACGTGCTCCAAAAATCAGGGGTGCGACAAGACTGTACAGATTCCCCCCTGGCAG GTAGTGGAGTCTTTGAAGCAGGTGAATTTTACCATTAAGAACGGGGACCAGGTGTGGTTTGACGGCACTGGAGCAGCGGTGGCTCGGTATGAAGTGGTGAACTGGCAGCATGGATCAGACGGCTCGGTCCAGTTTAAGCCTGTTGGCTACTATGATGCCTCCCTTCCTCCTGGACAGAAGTTTGTCCTCAAGACCAGAGCCATAGTGTGGCCCggaggaaagacagag TTGCCTGTGTCGGTGTGCAGTGAGAGCTGTCGTCCAGGAACTCATAAAGTCCTTCAGAAAGGAAAGCCAGTCTGCTGCTATGACTGTATACCatgtgcagagggagaaatCAGCAACAGCACAG ATTCTAATGACTGCAAAAAGTGTCCTGAGGAGTATTGGTCCAATCAAAACAGAGATGCATGTATACTGAAAAATGTTGAGTTCCTCTACTTCACTGAGGTTATGGGTATAATActtgtatttttcactttgtttggtGTTCTCCTTACTTTAATTGTGGCCACTCTATTCCTGATCAATAAGGATACTCCCTTGGTGAAGGCAAacaactctgagctgagcttcctgctgctcttctccttgactctgtgtttcctgtgctctctgaccTTCATCGGCCGGCCCTCTGAGTGGTCCTGCATGCTGCGACACACAGCGTTCGGCATCACCTTTgtcctctgcatctcttgtgtTCTGGGGAAAACAATCGTGGTGTTAATGGCCTTCAGGGCCACACTTCCAGGtagtaatgtgatgaaatggtTTGGGCCTGCACAGCAGAGACTCAGTGTTCTGGCTTTCACTCTCGCACAGGTTGTAATTTGCATACTTTGGCTGACCATAAATCCTCCTTTTCccttcaaaaacatgaaactctACAAAGAGAAGATCATTCTTGAGTGCAGTCTCGGATCACCTGTGGGGTTCTGGGCTGTGTTAGGATACATCGGACTCTTAGCTGTCCTCTGTTTCGTACTTGCTTTTTTGGCTCGAAAGCTGCCTGATAATTTCAATGAAGCTAAATTcatcaccttcagcatgctgatattctGCGCAGTCTGGATCACCTTTATCCCAGCGTATGTCAGCTCTCCTGGGAAgttcactgtggctgtggagatATTTGCTATTTTAGCCTCCAGTTACGGACTTCTTTTCTGTATATTTGTACCAAAATGCTTTATCATTGTGCTCAAGCCTgaactaaacacaaagaaacatatGATGGGTAAAATCTAA